The Acidobacteriota bacterium genomic interval TGGGGCCGCGGGTGGCGGACGATCCCGAACCGCACGGCGCGCACCCCGTCCCCCGAATCGGGCTCGACTTCCAGGACGTTGAGGCGATGGCGGTGGCGAGGAGCGAGACGGGCCTGGCGCAGAAGATCGGGCCGGTTCGCGAACAGTTCGTCGAGCGCTTCGCGGGCACGCCGGCGCAGGCGGCGCTCGGCCAGCCACTGCGCAAACCGCCGCCGCCAGCGCGCCAGCGGAAGCACCGCCCGCCTCACGGAGGTGCCGCCCCGAGCGCCTCGAGGGAGCGGCGCGCTTTCGCGGCGAAGGGCCCCGCCGGGTCGAGCCGGAGGCTTTGGCGCAGCTCGCGGATCGCCTCCTCGCGGCGGCCGAGACGCCTCAGGGTCTCGCCCAGGTTCCGGTGGGCGATGGCGTTTCCGGGATCGAGGCGCACCGCCTCCGAGTAGTGCTCCGCGGCGCTCGCCAGATCGCCCCGCCGGACGGCGTCGTTGCCGGCGAGGAGGTGCGCCCTCGCATGACCGCTGTCCACTTCGACGGCGGTGCTGTGGTTCCACACGACGAACGACGCGGAGACGAGGAGGCCCACCGCAGCGATCGGCACGACCGCGTACCGCAGCGCAGGCCACGGAACCGAACTCCGCGCGAGCAGCCAGCCTCCGAGGAGCGCGTAGCCGTAGCCGACCACCGCGAACAGGTCCCAGTCGTTCGCCGGGCCGAGGTCGGGGTTCCAGGTGAGGGCGAAGACCTGAAACGAAACGGCCAGCGCCGCCAGAAACAGGGCGAAGCGGTCGCCCCGCAGGCGAACCGCTCGGGGATGCGCGAGCGCGAGATAGGCGATCGCTGCGAGGCCGGGAAAGGACGTCAGCAGCAGCTCGTTGACCGCGGCCTCGAGGTGCGCCGCGGAGAACATCGAGAACTGGAAGTAGCGGTAGGTCGGATCGAGAAGGAACACGAACTTCATCCGGCCGAGGTGCGTGTCCCGGATCGAGGCGAGGGGCACGCCGAGCGCGGTGAGGAGCGCGATCGTGGCGAGAACCGGCAGGCCGACCCCGGCCGCTGCCACCAGGAGATCGCGCGTCCGGCGCTGCCGGCGGGATCCGAGGAACGGCGCCGCGAAGAGCGGGGGCAGGAGCCAGCCGCCGAGGACGTGAAAGGAAACCGCTCCGCCGGCCGCCAGCGCCGCGGGAAGTATCGAGCCCCCGCGGGCCAGGTAGCGGTGCGTGGCGGCGATCGCCGCGATCATCAGCAGGCCGACGAGGCAGTAGTGCTCGACGCTGCCGAAGTAGATCGCGAACACGCCGGCGCTGAGCGTCGGAACGAGTCCCGCCAGCGCCCGCTCGCGCGGAACCGCTCCGCGGACGAAGAGGCGGGCGAGGATCATCACGACGGCGACACCCGCCGCGCAGCTCGCCGCGGCGTACACCGTCTCCACCGAAGCGCCGAAGAGATCGTGCGCAAAACGGAAGAGGACCGTGTGGGTGAGGATCTCGAGAGGCTCGTTGTAGGTCGCCCGGTAGCCGAACCGGATGCCGAA includes:
- a CDS encoding tetratricopeptide repeat protein; translated protein: MRRAAAAPALFAVFWALRTRNFALGDSAHLIQAVTYFGIRFGYRATYNEPLEILTHTVLFRFAHDLFGASVETVYAAASCAAGVAVVMILARLFVRGAVPRERALAGLVPTLSAGVFAIYFGSVEHYCLVGLLMIAAIAATHRYLARGGSILPAALAAGGAVSFHVLGGWLLPPLFAAPFLGSRRQRRTRDLLVAAAGVGLPVLATIALLTALGVPLASIRDTHLGRMKFVFLLDPTYRYFQFSMFSAAHLEAAVNELLLTSFPGLAAIAYLALAHPRAVRLRGDRFALFLAALAVSFQVFALTWNPDLGPANDWDLFAVVGYGYALLGGWLLARSSVPWPALRYAVVPIAAVGLLVSASFVVWNHSTAVEVDSGHARAHLLAGNDAVRRGDLASAAEHYSEAVRLDPGNAIAHRNLGETLRRLGRREEAIRELRQSLRLDPAGPFAAKARRSLEALGAAPP